One genomic region from Jilunia laotingensis encodes:
- a CDS encoding GEVED domain-containing protein — MRKITLACVAAMCCLTWGSPLMAQDDLPPSASTELFDFTPFQDKIMLDLFYEALQAGRQYPTIAEFEAVGFNELDIEFARSHVRPRSVMIDKNKQLHTDLYEKRNLWMNIPTGIGKQIGGFPSGKFSEDVYSMWNYTNLFGSWNHSFFQAPGAWVDAAHKNGTDIFSGIKFFESWTAGSGDGEYSALIGQKNPDGSKYTFKYSEALINCLMFFGTDGINYNWEDNSYSDEDVVAFHKELYKIAAEKGFTNFHIGIYTSQSALTARYVDALYGTKETGKTTDLMLNYSGGDFSYNIGSSVKVAEDAYGDASGLYTGVWIVSMDRRWSALQENDDAKRAGVCLWGEHDQSRFMSYNVGATSMEFQSNYQKLLERTFSGGNRNPANLLPISDTGNNWEKDGEKEPLSSFCGLASFIPERTAIQGDLPFSTHFSLGNGERYNYKGKKAFGNWYHMGAQDVVPTYRWLVYNAGTTTVSTEIQPSFTHEDAYIGGSALRLEGNATDKGTDVVLYRTKLNVTSSKPVAKVALKSGATGSEPSRLFVILKKLDNDQWLEFPVGNTEGATWQEKEIGLSGINTNDVIEYIGLRVKGAYAGNYNMLVGKLELSDDRIATPAFIKANSLKVEVKEETTKSLSVKLNWAIDPTNLNTDRADWGMIYNDEANIDHFEIMYKNGADGKIAEIARTTSWAGFAGNIIFENDNDEPYIGVRAASVDLKTYSPVQWVKVERSTSPDLPAFKDNTYCESVMNPAAEGADIAREQRYVESFTTTGADQNLDYHAKAPQPDGTQYVDATDHILKVKQGQTITLSFKAYDTSNLSKTDGLRFCFAKGYMDLDKSNSFEPDGDELLFDLGEVRKGTPEFETEGYTKEFTIPADAAVGKSRLRVVFSDAWFAHPGPCGQTAKGFSIDFGVEITGDNDQRPVAPDLHDQGEADEPDRVRDEDPTTPPTGVEKVVSENAGFSKFWMSPANDVVFFKDVEKAWVYTTTGQLVKFITNYPESVNVADLASGTYVVKMQYNNVIRSQKLYKK, encoded by the coding sequence ATGAGAAAGATTACTTTAGCATGTGTTGCAGCAATGTGCTGTTTAACATGGGGAAGTCCGTTGATGGCTCAAGACGATCTACCGCCTTCGGCTTCTACTGAATTATTTGATTTTACTCCTTTTCAGGATAAAATTATGTTGGACTTATTTTATGAAGCATTACAAGCTGGACGACAGTATCCAACAATAGCAGAATTTGAAGCTGTTGGTTTTAATGAGCTTGATATTGAATTTGCTCGTTCTCATGTACGCCCACGTTCTGTTATGATAGATAAGAACAAGCAGTTACATACTGATTTGTATGAAAAACGTAACTTGTGGATGAATATTCCGACTGGAATTGGTAAACAAATTGGTGGTTTCCCTAGTGGAAAATTCAGTGAAGATGTGTATTCTATGTGGAATTATACTAATTTGTTTGGTTCATGGAATCATAGTTTTTTTCAAGCTCCAGGTGCATGGGTTGATGCTGCTCACAAGAATGGAACGGATATTTTCAGTGGAATTAAATTCTTTGAGAGTTGGACCGCTGGAAGTGGCGATGGTGAATATAGTGCTTTGATCGGACAGAAAAATCCTGATGGAAGTAAATATACTTTTAAGTATTCTGAAGCGTTGATTAACTGTTTGATGTTTTTTGGTACGGATGGTATCAATTATAATTGGGAAGATAACAGTTACTCAGATGAGGATGTAGTAGCTTTCCACAAAGAATTGTATAAAATTGCTGCAGAAAAGGGGTTCACTAATTTCCATATCGGTATTTATACTTCTCAATCAGCTTTGACGGCTCGTTACGTAGATGCTTTATACGGTACAAAAGAAACTGGTAAAACAACGGATTTAATGTTGAATTATTCAGGAGGTGATTTTTCTTACAACATCGGTTCTTCTGTGAAAGTAGCTGAAGATGCGTATGGTGATGCTTCTGGACTTTATACTGGTGTTTGGATTGTTTCAATGGATAGACGTTGGAGTGCATTACAAGAAAATGATGATGCTAAAAGAGCCGGTGTATGCTTGTGGGGTGAACATGATCAAAGTCGCTTTATGAGTTATAATGTTGGTGCTACTTCTATGGAATTCCAATCTAACTATCAAAAACTATTAGAAAGAACTTTTTCTGGAGGAAACCGTAATCCGGCTAATTTGTTACCTATATCCGATACTGGGAATAATTGGGAGAAGGACGGTGAAAAAGAGCCTTTATCATCTTTCTGTGGTTTAGCGTCTTTTATTCCGGAACGTACAGCAATACAAGGAGATTTGCCTTTCTCCACTCATTTCTCTTTGGGTAATGGCGAACGTTATAATTATAAAGGAAAGAAAGCGTTTGGAAATTGGTATCATATGGGGGCTCAGGATGTTGTTCCTACTTATCGCTGGTTGGTATATAATGCGGGAACAACTACCGTTTCTACTGAAATTCAGCCTTCATTTACTCATGAAGATGCATATATTGGTGGTTCTGCTTTACGTTTGGAGGGAAATGCTACAGATAAAGGAACAGATGTTGTACTTTATCGTACAAAGTTAAATGTAACCAGTTCAAAACCTGTTGCAAAAGTTGCATTAAAATCAGGGGCTACAGGTAGTGAGCCATCTCGTCTATTTGTAATTTTAAAGAAATTAGACAATGATCAATGGCTCGAATTCCCTGTTGGTAACACTGAAGGTGCTACTTGGCAGGAAAAAGAGATTGGATTGTCAGGAATTAATACCAACGATGTGATTGAGTATATCGGACTTCGTGTGAAGGGGGCTTATGCAGGTAATTATAACATGTTGGTTGGTAAACTTGAATTGAGTGATGATCGCATTGCGACACCGGCATTCATCAAGGCTAATAGTCTGAAAGTCGAAGTTAAAGAAGAAACGACAAAGTCATTATCTGTAAAATTGAATTGGGCTATAGATCCTACAAACTTGAATACTGATCGTGCAGATTGGGGAATGATTTATAATGATGAAGCTAATATCGATCACTTCGAGATAATGTATAAAAATGGTGCTGATGGTAAAATTGCAGAAATAGCACGTACAACTTCTTGGGCAGGTTTTGCAGGAAATATTATTTTTGAAAATGATAATGATGAACCATATATTGGTGTACGTGCGGCTTCCGTTGACTTGAAAACATATTCTCCAGTACAATGGGTGAAAGTTGAGCGTTCTACTTCTCCGGATCTTCCCGCATTTAAGGATAATACTTATTGTGAATCGGTAATGAATCCTGCTGCAGAAGGTGCCGATATAGCTCGTGAACAACGTTATGTAGAATCCTTTACAACGACTGGTGCTGATCAAAACTTAGATTATCATGCCAAGGCTCCTCAACCTGATGGAACACAATATGTAGATGCAACAGATCATATACTGAAAGTTAAACAAGGCCAAACAATTACACTGTCATTCAAAGCCTATGATACCAGCAACTTGAGTAAAACTGATGGTTTACGTTTCTGTTTTGCTAAAGGTTATATGGATTTGGATAAAAGTAATTCATTTGAGCCTGATGGAGATGAGTTATTATTCGATTTAGGTGAAGTAAGAAAAGGTACTCCTGAATTTGAAACTGAGGGATATACGAAGGAATTTACAATCCCTGCCGATGCAGCAGTTGGTAAGAGCCGTCTTCGCGTTGTATTCTCAGATGCATGGTTTGCACATCCTGGACCATGTGGTCAGACTGCCAAAGGGTTCTCTATTGATTTCGGTGTAGAAATAACAGGTGATAATGATCAGCGTCCGGTTGCTCCAGATTT
- a CDS encoding SusD/RagB family nutrient-binding outer membrane lipoprotein has translation MKKYILSAVFLAFVSVGLQSCLDFDDPLDESLSSDVEFEDEVFHGKADSINYHKEISADGFAEAESTLKPYFGQMLTAQYAMRGGKEANLPGAHAYQYQFSLGVDNYAGYFCLPHNFDGRINSTYYINTEFNSGPEGSYSIVKNGLAPMLNHPKIDSIPEMKAIGLLLFDYASQEMADIYGPFSFFNYKENQQKHPFTYNSMKDIYTNIVDNLDTISACLKNYDNRPDWYKKKITSILRSYDAVTQDWSLDTWRRFANSLKLRMAMRVVKVLPENAKKWAEEAVKDGVIESTNQEVGLFPSLIGFTNPLVEISETWSDTRLNASFESLLMSLNHPYTEYLFRKNRNALINENDPTQILEPDTRIVGLRAGTEMIPGQSYDNNPRTAYSRLSSAPMANAPLYLMKLSEVDFLRAEGKLYGWDMGTESTEFFYYRGIDNAYVEDRNSGSPDYTSRLAAYKARESAVEYTYIDPMNEANNIGSVTKIGVKWNEGDDPEVKLEKIITQKYIALFPYSYEAWSELRRTGYPKIFPVLNVEDGDGSLAEGDLIRRMPFPGNTAAIQYDIANSGLEALGGDDLQATRLWWDVDAPNF, from the coding sequence GATGATCCGTTGGATGAGTCATTGTCTAGTGATGTAGAATTTGAAGATGAGGTCTTTCATGGTAAAGCAGATAGTATTAACTATCATAAGGAGATTTCAGCAGATGGTTTTGCTGAAGCAGAATCAACATTGAAACCTTATTTTGGCCAGATGTTGACTGCACAATATGCAATGCGAGGTGGAAAAGAGGCTAATTTGCCGGGCGCCCATGCTTATCAGTACCAGTTCAGTTTAGGTGTGGATAATTATGCAGGTTATTTTTGTTTACCACATAATTTTGACGGAAGAATTAATTCTACCTATTATATTAATACTGAATTTAATTCAGGGCCTGAGGGGTCGTATAGTATTGTTAAGAATGGTTTAGCACCCATGTTGAATCATCCAAAGATTGATTCAATTCCAGAGATGAAAGCTATTGGGTTATTACTTTTCGACTATGCTTCTCAAGAAATGGCCGATATATATGGTCCTTTTTCTTTCTTTAATTATAAAGAGAATCAGCAGAAACATCCTTTTACCTATAATTCAATGAAGGATATTTATACGAATATTGTAGATAATTTGGATACGATATCTGCTTGTTTGAAAAATTATGATAATCGTCCTGATTGGTATAAAAAGAAAATTACATCTATATTAAGAAGTTATGATGCGGTAACTCAGGATTGGTCGTTGGATACTTGGAGGCGTTTTGCTAATTCGTTAAAACTGAGAATGGCAATGAGAGTTGTGAAAGTATTACCGGAAAATGCAAAAAAATGGGCCGAAGAAGCTGTGAAAGATGGAGTAATAGAATCCACTAATCAAGAGGTAGGTCTTTTCCCTAGTTTAATTGGTTTTACTAATCCGTTGGTTGAGATATCGGAGACTTGGAGTGACACCCGTTTAAATGCCTCTTTTGAGAGTTTGTTGATGAGTTTAAATCACCCATATACTGAATATCTATTTCGTAAAAATAGAAATGCTTTGATTAATGAAAATGATCCTACCCAGATTTTGGAGCCGGATACAAGAATAGTCGGGCTAAGAGCAGGTACAGAAATGATTCCGGGACAATCCTATGATAATAATCCACGAACCGCTTATTCACGTTTAAGTTCAGCACCAATGGCTAATGCACCTCTTTATTTGATGAAATTGTCGGAAGTTGATTTTTTGAGAGCTGAAGGAAAACTTTATGGATGGGATATGGGAACAGAAAGTACAGAATTCTTTTATTATAGAGGTATCGATAATGCCTATGTTGAAGATAGAAATAGTGGTTCTCCTGATTATACTTCCAGATTGGCTGCTTACAAAGCACGTGAGTCAGCAGTAGAATATACTTATATTGATCCGATGAATGAGGCTAACAATATTGGTAGTGTAACTAAAATAGGTGTGAAGTGGAATGAAGGGGATGATCCTGAAGTTAAATTAGAAAAAATTATTACTCAGAAATATATAGCTCTTTTTCCATATTCTTATGAAGCATGGAGTGAATTGCGTCGTACGGGATATCCAAAGATATTTCCGGTATTGAATGTCGAGGATGGTGATGGAAGTTTGGCTGAAGGCGATTTGATTCGTAGAATGCCGTTCCCGGGAAATACTGCAGCAATTCAGTATGATATTGCTAACTCTGGTTTGGAAGCCTTGGGGGGCGATGATTTACAAGCAACACGCCTTTGGTGGGATGTTGATGCACCAAATTTTTAA